A region of Sesamum indicum cultivar Zhongzhi No. 13 linkage group LG7, S_indicum_v1.0, whole genome shotgun sequence DNA encodes the following proteins:
- the LOC105166326 gene encoding cellulose synthase A catalytic subunit 7 [UDP-forming], producing MEASAGLVAGSHNRNELVVIHGHEEPKPLKNLSGQVCEICGDEIGLTVDGELFVACNECGFPVCRPCYEYERREGSQLCPQCKTRYKRLKGSPRVEGDDDEEDIDDIEHEFNIDEQKTNTSIAEAMLHGKMRYGRGPEDDDNAQYPPVIAGGRSRPVSGEIPISSHAYGEQMMGASLHKRVHPYPSIDGPGSGRWDDKKEMGWKERMDEWKMQQGNLGHDNDDFADPDMAIVDEARQPLSRKVPIASSKINPYRMVIVTRLVVLAFFLRYRILNPVHDALGLWLTSIICEIWFAFSWILDQFPKWFPIDRETYLDRLSLRYEREGEPNMLAPVDIFVSTVDPMKEPPLVTANTVLSILAMDYPVDKISCYISDDGASMCTFEALSETAEFARKWVPFCKKFAIEPRAPEMYFSEKVDYLKDKVQPTFVKERRAMKREYEEFKVRINAMVAKATKVPPGGWIMQDGTPWPGNNTKDHPGMIQVFLGQSGGLDVEGHELPRLVYVSREKRPGFQHHKKAGAMNALVRVSGVLTNAPFMLNLDCDHYINNSKAVREAMCFLMDPQVGKKVCYVQFPQRFDGIDRNDRYANRNTVFFDINMKGLDGIQGPVYVGTGCVFRRQALYGYEPPKGRKRPKMVSCDCCPCFGSRKKLPKYSQNGGNGAADIQGFDDEKELLKSQMNFEKKFGQSPIFVTSTLMIEGGVPPSSSPAALLKEAIHVISCGYEDKTEWGTELGWIYGSITEDILTGFKMHCRGWRSIYCMPKRPAFKGSAPINLSDRLNQVLRWALGSVEIFFSHHSPVWYGYKEGKLKWLERFAYVNTTVYPFTSLPLLAYCTLPAICLLTGKFIMPEISTFASLFFIALFLSIFITGILELRWSGVSIEEWWRNEQFWVIGGVSAHLFAVIQGLLKILAGIDTNFTVTSKASDDEDFGELYAFKWTTLLIPPTTILIINLVGVVAGISDAINNGYQSWGPLFGKLFFAFWVIVHLYPFLKGLMGRQNRTPTIVVIWSVLLASIFSLLWVRIDPFILKTKGPDTKQCGINC from the exons AATGAGTGTGGTTTTCCGGTGTGCCGGCCGTGCTACGAGTACGAGAGGAGAGAGGGAAGCCAACTGTGCCCCCAATGCAAAACCAGATACAAGCGCCTTAAAG GGAGTCCGAGGGTGGAgggagatgatgatgaggaagaTATCGACGACATTGAACATGAATTCAACATCGATGAGCAGAAAACTAACACAAGTATTGCTGAAGCCATGCTTCATGGGAAGATGAGGTATGGAAGAGGACCAGAAGATGACGACAACGCCCAATACCCACCCGTTATAGCCGGTGGCCGCTCCCGTCCG GTTAGCGGAGAAATCCCGATTTCGAGTCATGCTTATGGGGAGCAAATGATGGGAGCTTCTTTGCATAAGAGGGTGCATCCGTATCCATCCATTGATGGTCCtg GAAGTGGAAGATGGGATGATAAGAAAGAGATGGGATGGAAAGAAAGAATGGATGAGTGGAAAATGCAGCAAGGAAACTTGGGGCATGACAATGATGACTTTGCTGATCCGGACATGGCGAT TGTAGATGAAGCAAGACAACCACTGTCGAGGAAAGTCCCAATTGCATCAAGCAAAATCAATCCTTATCGGATGGTAATCGTGACTCGGCTAGTGGTGCTGGCCTTCTTTCTCCGTTATCGAATCTTGAACCCCGTGCACGACGCCCTTGGCCTCTGGCTCACTTCTATTATATGTGAAATCTGGTTTGCCTTTTCATGGATCCTTGATCAGTTCCCTAAATGGTTCCCCATTGATCGCGAGACTTATCTTGATCGCCTTTCCCTCAG GTATGAGAGGGAAGGTGAGCCCAACATGCTAGCTCCAGTAGATATATTTGTCAGTACAGTCGACCCTATGAAGGAACCGCCCCTTGTTACAGCTAATACTGTTCTCTCAATATTGGCAATGGACTACCCTGTTGATAAGATCTCATGCTACATATCTGATGATGGTGCCTCGATGTGTACCTTTGAAGCGCTATCAGAAACAGCAGAATTTGCTCGAAAATGGGTTCCTTTCTGTAAGAAATTTGCTATAGAGCCACGAGCCCCAGAGATGTACTTCAGTGAAAAGGTTGACTATCTGAAGGACAAAGTGCAGCCAACTTTTGTCAAGGAGAGAAGAGCTATGAAG AGAGAATATGAAGAGTTCAAGGTCAGGATAAATGCAATGGTTGCAAAAGCCACAAAAGTTCCTCCAGGAGGGTGGATCATGCAAGATGGGACGCCTTGGCCTGGAAACAACACCAAGGACCATCCTGGTATGATTCAAGTGTTTCTAGGCCAAAGTGGAGGCCTTGATGTGGAAGGACATGAACTTCCTCGCCTTGTTTATGTTTCGCGTGAGAAGAGGCCTGGTTTTCAGCATCACAAGAAGGCTGGTGCAATGAATGCTCTG GTTCGTGTCTCTGGTGTTCTTACCAATGCTCCGTTCATGCTTAACTTGGACTGTGATCATTACATAAACAACAGCAAGGCAGTGAGAGAAGCAATGTGTTTCTTGATGGATCCACAAGTTGGGAAGAAGGTTTGTTATGTTCAGTTTCCTCAGAGATTTGATGGAATTGACAGAAATGATCGATACGCTAACAGAAACACAGTCTTCTTTGAT ATAAACATGAAAGGTCTAGATGGGATTCAAGGTCCAGTCTATGTTGGAACAGGATGTGTTTTCAGAAGACAAGCCTTATATGGTTATGAACCTCCCAAGGGTCGTAAGCGTCCCAAAATGGTCAGCTGTGATTGCTGCCCGTGCTTTGGAAGCCGCAAAAAGCTTCCAAAATACTCTCAGAACGGTGGGAATGGTGCAGCAGATATTCAAG GATTCGATGACGAGAAAGAGCTTTTAAAGTCTCAGATGAATTTCGAAAAGAAATTTGGACAATCACCTATATTCGTGACTTCAACTTTGATGATTGAAGGTGGCGTTCCACCTTCCTCAAGCCCTGCAGCTTTGCTTAAGGAAGCCATTCATGTTATAAGTTGTGGATATGAAGACAAAACAGAATGGGGTACAGAG TTGGGTTGGATTTACGGCTCGATCACAGAAGATATCTTAACAGGTTTCAAGATGCATTGCCGTGGCTGGAGGTCTATTTATTGCATGCCCAAAAGGCCTGCATTTAAGGGATCTGCTCCAATTAATCTGTCTGATCGTCTCAACCAGGTGCTGCGGTGGGCTCTGGGTTCTgtcgaaatattttttagtcatCATAGCCCTGTCTGGTATGGCTATAAAGAAGGAAAACTCAAGTGGCTTGAACGATTTGCATATGTTAACACGACTGTCTATCCCTTCACTTCCCTACCCCTTCTTGCCTACTGTACCCTCCCTGCCATCTGCTTGCTTACTGGAAAGTTCATAATGCCAGAG ATAAGCACCTTTGCAAGTCTCTTCTTCATTGCTCtcttcctctccatttttatCACGGGTATTCTAGAACTAAGGTGGAGTGGAGTTAGCATTGAGGAATGGTGGAGGAATGAGCAATTTTGGGTTATTGGTGGTGTGTCTGCTCACCTCTTTGCTGTTATTCAGGGCCTACTGAAAATCTTGGCCGGAATAGACACAAACTTTACAGTCACATCAAAGGCATCAGATGACGAGGATTTTGGCGAGTTATATGCCTTCAAGTGGACAACACTCCTAATCCCTCCGACGAccattttgataataaacttGGTTGGCGTTGTGGCCGGAATTTCTGATGCCATAAACAATGGGTACCAATCATGGGGTCCCCTATTTGGGAAACTCTTCTTTGCCTTTTGGGTGATTGTACATCTGTATCCATTCCTTAAAGGTCTGATGGGTAGGCAGAACAGGACCCCTACTATTGTTGTTATATGGTCTGTGCTTCTAGCCTCCATCTTCTCTTTGCTTTGGGTTAGAATTGACCCCTTCATACTGAAAACGAAGGGACCTGACACCAAGCAATGTGGGATTAATTGCTGA